The Urbifossiella limnaea genome has a window encoding:
- a CDS encoding efflux RND transporter periplasmic adaptor subunit — MANPHADLGALTVTRSAVVPAIRLPRRWVSRVALPFALVGGFAGLVLWASWDVVSPPADVKVVPVRVQTGAAEVVVGRELFRANGWVEPLPRPTDVTVQTEGMYRVAEVLVYPGDRVEAGKELVRLDTARAALDVDAAGKRHAKRLAAARAARADVTKAGVAVTNAGATVGLAKAEGEADATAAAADAAKAGVAVKAAELTAEVEEELWRSKAAGSDVRLRQAKQAVELAKAERDAAAARLGKARTGAAVRVTQAELGIAAAEADRASLAARADEADQDAADAAVEVRRAELELARAKVVAPFAGVVMGLHVRPGRIVGGKDALAESKGAVVTLYDPARLQVRVEVPVAKFAMVRRGGPVEVEVEDVLPGRKLAGTIAYDAHLANVSRNSVPVTVELASTPPVELRPDMIAAVRFLAPPASGPAKAETARRLVVPRRLLVADGGGVRVWVLDPVAGRADLRAVELAPGEADRQTEAAEVVGGLNPTDKLIATGRDGLRPGARVRVVGEDR, encoded by the coding sequence ATGGCCAACCCGCACGCCGACCTCGGCGCGCTGACCGTTACCCGGTCCGCGGTCGTCCCCGCAATCCGCCTCCCCCGCCGATGGGTGAGCCGGGTGGCGCTCCCTTTCGCGCTCGTCGGCGGGTTCGCCGGGCTCGTCCTGTGGGCGTCGTGGGATGTCGTGTCCCCGCCCGCCGACGTGAAGGTCGTGCCCGTCCGGGTGCAGACCGGCGCCGCCGAGGTGGTCGTCGGCCGGGAGTTGTTCCGCGCGAACGGGTGGGTCGAACCGCTCCCGCGGCCGACCGACGTGACCGTGCAGACGGAGGGGATGTACCGGGTGGCCGAGGTGCTCGTCTACCCCGGCGACCGGGTCGAGGCAGGGAAGGAACTCGTTCGCCTCGACACCGCCCGCGCCGCCCTCGACGTTGATGCGGCCGGGAAGCGGCACGCCAAGCGGCTTGCGGCGGCCCGCGCCGCCCGGGCCGACGTGACAAAGGCCGGCGTTGCCGTCACCAACGCCGGGGCAACGGTCGGGCTGGCGAAGGCCGAAGGGGAGGCCGACGCCACCGCCGCCGCGGCCGACGCGGCGAAGGCCGGCGTCGCGGTCAAGGCGGCCGAGCTGACCGCGGAGGTCGAGGAGGAGTTGTGGCGGTCGAAGGCCGCGGGGTCGGACGTGCGGCTCCGCCAGGCCAAGCAGGCGGTCGAGCTGGCGAAGGCCGAGCGGGACGCCGCCGCCGCCCGGCTGGGGAAGGCGAGGACGGGGGCCGCGGTTCGCGTTACGCAGGCGGAGCTCGGGATCGCCGCCGCCGAGGCCGACCGGGCGAGCCTCGCCGCCCGCGCCGACGAGGCCGACCAGGACGCGGCCGACGCGGCGGTCGAGGTGCGGCGGGCCGAGCTCGAACTCGCCCGGGCGAAGGTCGTCGCCCCCTTCGCAGGTGTCGTCATGGGGTTGCACGTCCGACCCGGGCGGATCGTCGGCGGGAAGGACGCGCTCGCCGAGAGCAAGGGGGCGGTCGTCACGCTCTACGACCCAGCCCGGCTCCAGGTGCGGGTTGAGGTGCCGGTGGCGAAGTTCGCGATGGTCCGCCGCGGCGGGCCGGTAGAGGTCGAGGTCGAGGACGTCCTCCCCGGGCGGAAGCTCGCGGGCACGATCGCCTACGACGCGCACCTGGCGAACGTCAGCCGCAACAGCGTCCCGGTGACCGTCGAGCTCGCCAGCACACCGCCGGTGGAGTTGCGGCCCGACATGATCGCCGCCGTCCGCTTCCTCGCCCCGCCGGCGTCCGGCCCGGCGAAGGCCGAAACCGCCCGCCGGCTCGTCGTCCCGCGCCGGCTCCTCGTCGCCGACGGCGGCGGGGTACGGGTGTGGGTGCTCGACCCGGTCGCCGGGCGGGCCGACCTGCGGGCGGTTGAGCTGGCACCGGGCGAGGCCGACCGGCAGACGGAAGCGGCCGAGGTGGTCGGCGGGCTGAACCCGACCGACAAGCTGATTGCCACCGGCCGCGACGGGCTCCGCCCCGGCGCCCGGGTCCGCGTCGTCGGGGAGGACCGCTGA
- a CDS encoding efflux RND transporter permease subunit has protein sequence MGAGERPRDRDLAHRSLSGEQADDQNEPHCHGHANPPTMSLVGSLPLQSRWNNSTRTPRPTRRLPADPQLQSHFTRARPSLGGRVVTPTRTEPGTDGGCDPKRTALIEATPPAVVMTATLALNLRHTAVREVAVHSKWPGDLRLPSKEELVAAMERALEAEVPANAYSFSQPIELRVAELVAGVKSDLGISLYGDDLDLLRAKAEEVSKALSRVPGAADVSVEQTGGLPCLRVVVDRAAVARHGVNVRDVLDAVAVIGGKEVGQVYEG, from the coding sequence ATGGGTGCGGGTGAGCGACCGCGCGACCGCGACCTTGCACACCGGAGCTTGTCCGGCGAGCAGGCCGACGACCAGAACGAGCCTCACTGCCACGGACACGCGAACCCCCCGACGATGTCGTTGGTGGGTAGTTTACCCCTCCAGAGTCGGTGGAACAACTCCACCCGGACGCCGCGCCCGACCCGTCGCCTCCCCGCCGACCCGCAGCTACAATCGCATTTCACTCGGGCTCGACCGTCTCTCGGCGGAAGAGTCGTCACGCCGACGCGGACGGAACCGGGTACTGACGGGGGGTGCGACCCGAAGAGAACCGCGCTGATTGAGGCAACCCCGCCGGCCGTCGTGATGACTGCTACCTTGGCCCTCAACCTCAGACACACGGCTGTGAGGGAAGTAGCAGTCCATTCCAAGTGGCCTGGCGATCTACGGCTCCCCAGCAAGGAGGAACTCGTCGCGGCGATGGAGCGCGCCCTGGAGGCGGAGGTGCCGGCCAACGCCTACAGCTTCTCGCAGCCGATCGAGCTGCGGGTCGCCGAGCTGGTCGCGGGTGTGAAGTCGGACTTGGGGATCAGCCTGTACGGGGACGACCTCGACCTCCTCCGGGCGAAGGCGGAGGAGGTCTCGAAGGCGCTGTCCCGGGTGCCCGGGGCGGCGGACGTGTCAGTCGAGCAGACCGGCGGGCTGCCGTGCCTGCGGGTGGTCGTGGACCGGGCGGCCGTCGCCCGGCACGGGGTGAACGTGCGGGACGTGCTCGACGCGGTGGCGGTCATCGGCGGGAAGGAGGTCGGGCAGGTGTACGAGGGGTAG
- a CDS encoding ABC transporter permease, with product MTVLKFLPYVRKNVLGHRVRTAMTVAGTALLLFLFLFVTAIQGGLDRVLGARDDRLIVFQAYRFCPSSSQLPVFYADTIQGVPGVKSVLPVKVVVNNCRASLDTVVFHGVDPKLLPAVRPNLTLLAGDWGAFQARTDAAIVGRRIAERRGLRPGQSFTVAGVTVQVAGVFASDGTGEENVIYTHLNLLSNPTAHHVYHATLFEVQLDDPEHARAVAAAIDAKLKEKFEVPTETKPQKAHYAAALADLLDLIGMTRWLGFVCVGVVVVLVANSVVMSAQDRVKEHAVLQTLGFSGPRVFSLMLAESCLISLAGGVVGTVACVAFLLWRPMTLSTEGASIDFVASPGLVASGLLLSLAVGFVAGAVPAWQAGRAEIVSSLR from the coding sequence GTGACCGTGCTGAAGTTCCTCCCCTACGTCCGCAAGAACGTCCTCGGCCACCGCGTCCGCACCGCGATGACCGTCGCCGGCACGGCGCTGCTGCTGTTCCTGTTCCTGTTCGTGACCGCGATTCAGGGTGGGCTCGACCGGGTGCTCGGCGCCCGCGACGACCGGCTCATCGTGTTCCAGGCGTACCGCTTCTGCCCGAGCTCCAGCCAGCTCCCGGTCTTCTACGCCGACACCATCCAGGGCGTGCCGGGGGTGAAGTCGGTGTTGCCCGTCAAGGTGGTGGTGAACAACTGCCGGGCGAGCCTCGACACGGTCGTGTTCCACGGCGTCGATCCGAAGCTCCTGCCGGCCGTGCGGCCGAACCTGACACTCCTCGCCGGCGACTGGGGCGCGTTCCAGGCCCGCACCGACGCGGCGATCGTCGGCCGGCGGATCGCCGAGCGCCGCGGGCTCCGGCCGGGCCAGTCGTTCACCGTCGCGGGCGTCACCGTCCAGGTCGCCGGGGTGTTCGCGTCGGACGGCACTGGGGAGGAGAACGTGATCTACACGCACCTCAACCTCCTGTCGAACCCGACGGCGCACCACGTCTACCACGCGACGCTGTTCGAGGTGCAACTCGACGACCCCGAGCATGCCCGGGCGGTCGCCGCCGCGATCGACGCGAAGCTGAAGGAGAAGTTCGAGGTGCCGACCGAGACGAAACCGCAGAAGGCGCACTACGCCGCCGCCCTGGCCGACCTCCTCGACCTGATCGGGATGACTCGCTGGCTCGGGTTCGTGTGCGTCGGCGTCGTCGTGGTGCTGGTGGCGAACTCGGTGGTGATGTCGGCGCAGGACCGCGTGAAGGAGCACGCCGTGTTGCAGACGCTCGGCTTCTCCGGGCCGCGGGTGTTCTCGCTAATGCTCGCCGAGAGCTGCCTCATCAGCCTGGCCGGGGGCGTGGTCGGAACGGTGGCGTGCGTGGCGTTCCTGCTGTGGCGGCCGATGACGCTCTCGACCGAGGGCGCGAGCATCGACTTCGTTGCGTCCCCCGGCTTGGTGGCGTCGGGGCTGCTGCTGTCGCTGGCCGT
- a CDS encoding ABC transporter ATP-binding protein, protein MPLVEIEGLSKVYRKGSQEVPVLRDLDLTVDAGEFVALMGPSGSGKTTLLNLIAGIDRPTSGVIRVGGDDLAKLSRTKLAAWRARNVGYIFQLYNLIPVLTAFENVELPLLLLPLSRAERRKRVEVALDAVGLLDRHDHYPRQLSGGQEQRVAIARAVVGDPTILVADEPTGDLDADTADATLALLKRLNDEMGKTLVMVTHDPHAAAAAKRLVRLEKGALVASDLRAVPARGPLTRAGA, encoded by the coding sequence ATGCCGCTCGTCGAGATCGAAGGGCTGTCGAAGGTGTACCGGAAGGGGAGCCAGGAGGTGCCCGTCCTCCGCGACCTCGACCTGACGGTGGACGCGGGCGAGTTCGTCGCCCTGATGGGGCCGTCGGGCTCCGGGAAGACGACGCTCCTGAACCTCATCGCCGGCATCGACCGGCCGACGAGCGGCGTTATTCGCGTCGGTGGGGACGACCTGGCGAAGCTGTCGCGCACGAAGCTGGCGGCGTGGCGGGCGCGGAACGTCGGGTACATCTTCCAGCTCTACAACCTCATCCCGGTCCTCACCGCGTTCGAGAACGTCGAGTTGCCGCTGTTGCTCCTCCCGCTGTCGCGGGCCGAGCGGCGGAAGCGGGTCGAGGTGGCGCTCGACGCGGTCGGCCTGCTGGACCGCCACGACCACTACCCGCGGCAGCTCTCCGGCGGTCAGGAGCAGCGGGTCGCCATCGCCCGGGCCGTCGTCGGCGACCCGACCATCCTCGTGGCCGACGAGCCGACCGGCGACCTCGACGCCGACACGGCCGACGCCACGCTGGCGCTGCTGAAGCGGCTCAACGACGAGATGGGGAAGACGCTGGTGATGGTGACCCACGACCCGCACGCGGCCGCCGCGGCGAAGCGGCTGGTGCGGTTGGAGAAGGGGGCGCTCGTGGCGAGCGACCTCCGGGCCGTGCCCGCCCGCGGGCCGCTCACCCGGGCGGGGGCGTGA